The Microbacterium sp. LKL04 sequence GCCGCACTCCAGTGCCGCATCACCACGGAGGACCCCGCGCACGGCTTCCGTCCCGACACCGGCAAGATCACGACCTACCGGTCCCCGGGCGGCGCCGGCATCCGTCTCGACGGCGGAACGACCGCAGCGGGGTCGCAGATCAGCCCCCACTTCGACTCGATGCTCTCGAAGTTGACCTGCCGCGGCCGCGACTTCGAGGCCGCCGTCGTCCGCTCGCGTCGCGCCCTGGCGGAGTTCCGCATCCGCGGGGTGTCGACCAACATCCCCTTCCTCCAGCGGGTGCTGGACGACCCGGCCTTCGTCGCCGGCGACCTCAGCACGGCGTTCATCGACGAGCGCCCCGAGCTCGTCCTCGGACGCGAGTCGAAGGACCGCGGCTCGAAGATCGTGTCCTGGCTCGCCGATGTCACGGTGAACCGCCCCAACGGAGACAGCCCCGTCCACACCGATCCGAGCGCGAAGCTCCCCGTCGTGGATCTCGACGCCGAACCAGTCCCGGGATCGCGACAGCGGCTGCTCGAGCTCGGCCCTCGCGGGTTCGCCGAGGCACTCCGTGCCCAGCCGGGCCTCGCGGTGACGGAGACGACATTCCGCGACGCGCACCAGTCGCTCCTCGCGACGCGGGTGCGGACGAAGGATCTCGTGCGCGTCGCCCCGCACGTCGCCCGGCTCACGCCGCAGCTCCTCTCGGTCGAGGCCTGGGGCGGGGCGACGTACGACGTCGCGCTCCGCTTCTTGGGCGAGGACCCGTGGGAGCGGCTCGACGCACTCCGGGCGGCGCTCCCCAACGTCGCCATCCAGATGCTTCTGCGCGGACGCAACACGGTCGGGTACACGCCCTACCCCATGAAGGTCACCGACGCCTTCGTCGCGGAGGCCGCGGCATCCGGTGTCGACATCTTCCGCATCTTCGACGCGCTCAACGACGTCGCTCAGATGCGCCCCGCCATCGAAGCGGTCCTCTCCACCGACACCGCCGTGGCCGAGGCGGCCGTCTGCTACACCGGCAACCTCCTCGACCCCGCGGAGGACCTCTACACGCTCGACTACTACCTGCGTCTGGCTGAACAGGTCGTCGAGGCCGGTGCCCACATCCTGGCGGTGAAGGACATGGCGGGTCTGCTGCGTCCGGCCGCCGCGACGAAGCTCGTCACGGCTCTGCGCGAGCGCTTCGACCTGCCCGTCCACGTGCACACGCACGACACCGCAGGCGGTCAGCTCGCGACACTCCTCGCTGCCAGTGCCGCAGGCGCGGATGCCGTCGATGCCGCCGCCGCGCCGATGTCGGGCACCACCAGCCAGCCGTCGCTCTCGGCACTCGTCGCTGCGCTGGCCGACACGGACCGCGACACCGGTCTGGATCTGCAGTCGGTCTCGGACCTCGAGCCGTACTGGGAGGCGGTGCGCAACCTCTATGCACCCTTCGAATCGGGCCTGCCGGGGCCCACGGGCCGCGTGTACCACCACGAGATCCCGGGCGGTCAGCTCTCGAACCTCCGGCAGCAGGCCATCGCCCTCGGGCTCTCGGAGGACTTCGAGCTCATCGAGGACATGTACGCCGCGGCGAACCGCATCCTCGGGCGCGTTCCGAAGGTCACACCGTCGTCGAAGGTCGTCGGCGATCTCGCCCTGCACCTCGCGGCGGTGAAGGCCGACCCCGCGGACTTCGAGGCGAACCCCCAGAAGTACGACGTGCCCGATTCGGTCGTCGGCTTCATGGCCGGCGAGCTCGGAGACCTGCCCGGAGGATGGCCCGAGCCGTTCCGTTCCAAGGTCCTCGCGGGCCGCTCCGTCAAGACGGGAGTCACGGAGATCTCCCTCGACGACACGGCCGCCCTCGACGCCGACTCCGCCACGCGCCGCGACAAGCTCAACCGCTTGCTGTTCCCGGCACCGACCAAGGCGTTCCACGAGGTCCGCGAGACCTATGGCGATCTGAGCGCGCTCGACACGATCGACTACCTCTATGGGATGCGTCCGGGCCAGGAGCATGTCGTCGAGATCGAGCGGGGAGTCCAGCTCTACGTCGGCCTCGAGGCCGTCGGCGAGGTCGACGACAAGGGGATGCGGACCGTCATGGCCACCCTCAACGGCCAGCTTCGCCCGGTAGCCGTGCGCGACCGCTCCGTCGCGGTCGAAGCGCGCCAGGCCGAGAAAGCCGACACATCGAAGCCCGGTCAGGTGGCGGCGCCCTTCTCGGGCGTCGTCACGATCAAGACCGACGAGGGGGCGAAGGTGCGAGCCGGCGAGCCCGTGGCATCCATCGAGGCCATGAAGATGGAGGCCGCCATCGCGGCCCCCGTGGACGGCGTCGTCGAGCGTGTCGTGATCGCCGCGACGGCTCAGGTGGAGGCGGGAGACCTTTTGCTCGTCGTCCGTCCTGCGGACTAACCTGGTGCGTCGGGCTTTTCGAGCCCCGAGATCCACCAGGAGTGACCCCCGTGATGCGTGAGCGCGACAACGAGACGTCGGACGACGTCGACAACGGTGTGCTCGAGCGCACCGACAACCTCGAGACGACCGGCATCGGCATCGTCGACGGGACGACCGCGCAGATCGACCTCGCGCTTCCGTCACTCTCGGACGACGACGACTACGTCGACGATGACGACTACGTCGATGGCGGGGACGCCGGTCCCGTAGCCGACGACGGTGCGGCCGACGGCATCTCGGTCGCGCACGGTGACGAGAATGCCGCGGACGATCAGCCGATCGCCGGTGCGGAGATCTCCGGTGCCGAGGTGTCCCCTGCTGGGGTCATCGCGGAACCCGCCTCGGGCGAGCCAGCCGAAGAGCCGACTGGCGCCGTGTCCGAGGGCGATGTCGTCGACGCCGAGGTCGTCCCGGCCGCGACGACGACCGCCGTGTCCACGCAGACGGGCTCGACCCGACGCGCCATGCACCACGCAGCCGGCGACAAGCACGCGCTGGAGCGGGTCCGCGGTGCACGGGCCGAGGAGGAGCCGCTGCAGTCGCGACGCCTCGACCAGCTCGGCGCCGACCGCGAGAGCCCCGAGCTGCTCACCGCCGACCGACTCATCGACCGGTCGCGCGTCGCCGCGTCCGAGCCCGAGGGGCTCTGGCAGCGCCTCGTCTACGGCGCCACCGCGCGCCGCGTCATCCTCGCCGACAGCCCCCGCGTCCGCGCCCGCAAGGAGCTTGACCGTCGCATCTCGGCGCCGCTCACCGGTGGCGCCAAATTCGTCCCCGTCCTCTCCCGCAAGGGCGGTGTCGGTAAGACGAGCGTCACGACGCTGCTCGGCATGGCCCTCGCCGACGCGCGCGAGGACCGGGTCATCGCCGTCGACGCGAACCCCGATCGCGGCACACTTGCCGAGCGGATCGAGCGAACCAGCGGCAAGACCGTGCGCGACCTCGTCCGATCGCGCAACGAGGTGACGGGTTTCAACGACTTGTCCGCGATCGTCGCGCGCGACGAGACACGACTGGACATCCTGGCCTCCGACGCCGACCCGCATCTGTCGGAGGCATTCAGCGACCGCGATTACCACGACGTCGCCGCCATCGCCGCGCATTACTACTCGATCGTCCTGACCGACAGCGGTACGGGCATCGTCCACTCCGTGATGGATGCGACCCTCGAACTGGCCGACCAGCTGCTCATCGTGGCCGGTCGTAGCGTCGACGAGGCGAAGCTCGCGTCAGAGACCCTGTCGTGGCTGGAGTCGAACGGCTACGCCGAACTCGCCCGCAGCGCCGTCGTCGTCCTCAACACGTCCCGTCCCGGTGCGAGCCTGGTGCGCCCGAGCGAACTCGAAGCGCATTTCCGCACCCGCGTGCGCGCGGTCGTGTCGATTCCGTACGACGCTCACATCGCGACCGGGGGGCCGATCACGTTCCGCGATCTGTCGGCATCGACGCGGCTCGCGGCGCGTGAACTCGCCGCCGTCGTGGTCGAGGGCTTGCGCCCCGCCGGGGTGGTGCGCTGATGCCGGTCCGCCCGATCCGGCTCTTCGGCGACCCGGTCCTCCGGAGCGTGTGCGCCCCGATCGACGAGATCGACGAGGGGGTGCGTCGACTCGTCGCCGACCTCGTCGACTCCGTCGCCGAGCCGGGTCGTGCCGGTGTCGCCGCCCCGCAGATCGGTGTAGGGGTCCGGGCCTTCAGCTACAACGTGGACGGCGTCATCGGATACGTCCTGAATCCCGTCCTCGAGGTCTCCGGCGATCCGGCGCCCACGGGGGAGGGATGCCTGTCCGTCCCCGGTCTCTGGCATGACGCGATCCGGCACCCGTGGGCGCGGGTCACGGGCATGGACCTCAGCGGCGACGAGATCGTCATCGAGGGGGAGGGGCTGCTCGCACAGGCGCTCCAGCACGAGTGCGACCACCTCGAGGGCACGCTGTACCTCGACCGCCTTCCGAAGGATGTCCGTCGACAGGCCATGCGCGAGGTGCGGGAGTCCGACTGGTTCTGACCGCTGATTGAGAGAAGGCCCCGGCTCGCCGGGGCCTTCTCTCATTCGGTTCAGTTGCCGAGCGAGATGTTCGTCGTCGAGACGTTCGCCTGGTAGAGCTCGTCGATGTCGGCAGCGAAGTCCGACAGGATGACGTTCCGCTTGATGCTCATCTTCGGCGTCAGATGACCGGATGCCTCGGTCCACTCGGTGTCCAGGATCACGAACTTGCGGATCGACTCCGCTCGCGACACCGACGCGTTGGCGCGGTCCACCGCGCTCTGCACCTCGGCGATGACCTTCGGGTGGGCGATGACCTGCGACATCGGCATGTCGGACGAGAGGCCGTTGTTCGACATCCACGTCGGCAGCATCTCGCGGTCGAGGGTGACGAGCGCTCCGATGAACGGCTTCTGATCGCCCACGACGACGACCTGACCGACGATCGGGTTCGCGCGGATCGGGTCCTCGAGCACCGCAGGCGCGACGTTCTTCCCG is a genomic window containing:
- a CDS encoding pyruvate carboxylase, with the protein product MFRKILVANRGEIAIRAFRAAYELGARTVAVFPYEDRYSLHRLKADEAYQIGEVGHPVRAYLDVDEIIRVALECGADAIYPGYGFLSENPELSAKAAAHGIAFIGPSSTVLEMAGNKVTAKQHAIAAGVPVLRSTDASDDIDALIAQAGEIGFPIFVKAVAGGGGRGMRRVEHPDALPPALSEAMREAGSAFGDARVFLEQAVQRPRHVEVQILADKAGETVHLFERDCSVQRRHQKVVEIAPAPNLADEVRHRLHAYAVAFAESIGYENAGTVEFLLETAGPRTGEVVFIEMNPRIQVEHTVTEEVTDVDLVQSQMRIAAGETLEALGLRQDQIQLRGAALQCRITTEDPAHGFRPDTGKITTYRSPGGAGIRLDGGTTAAGSQISPHFDSMLSKLTCRGRDFEAAVVRSRRALAEFRIRGVSTNIPFLQRVLDDPAFVAGDLSTAFIDERPELVLGRESKDRGSKIVSWLADVTVNRPNGDSPVHTDPSAKLPVVDLDAEPVPGSRQRLLELGPRGFAEALRAQPGLAVTETTFRDAHQSLLATRVRTKDLVRVAPHVARLTPQLLSVEAWGGATYDVALRFLGEDPWERLDALRAALPNVAIQMLLRGRNTVGYTPYPMKVTDAFVAEAAASGVDIFRIFDALNDVAQMRPAIEAVLSTDTAVAEAAVCYTGNLLDPAEDLYTLDYYLRLAEQVVEAGAHILAVKDMAGLLRPAAATKLVTALRERFDLPVHVHTHDTAGGQLATLLAASAAGADAVDAAAAPMSGTTSQPSLSALVAALADTDRDTGLDLQSVSDLEPYWEAVRNLYAPFESGLPGPTGRVYHHEIPGGQLSNLRQQAIALGLSEDFELIEDMYAAANRILGRVPKVTPSSKVVGDLALHLAAVKADPADFEANPQKYDVPDSVVGFMAGELGDLPGGWPEPFRSKVLAGRSVKTGVTEISLDDTAALDADSATRRDKLNRLLFPAPTKAFHEVRETYGDLSALDTIDYLYGMRPGQEHVVEIERGVQLYVGLEAVGEVDDKGMRTVMATLNGQLRPVAVRDRSVAVEARQAEKADTSKPGQVAAPFSGVVTIKTDEGAKVRAGEPVASIEAMKMEAAIAAPVDGVVERVVIAATAQVEAGDLLLVVRPAD
- a CDS encoding MinD/ParA family ATP-binding protein → MTPVMRERDNETSDDVDNGVLERTDNLETTGIGIVDGTTAQIDLALPSLSDDDDYVDDDDYVDGGDAGPVADDGAADGISVAHGDENAADDQPIAGAEISGAEVSPAGVIAEPASGEPAEEPTGAVSEGDVVDAEVVPAATTTAVSTQTGSTRRAMHHAAGDKHALERVRGARAEEEPLQSRRLDQLGADRESPELLTADRLIDRSRVAASEPEGLWQRLVYGATARRVILADSPRVRARKELDRRISAPLTGGAKFVPVLSRKGGVGKTSVTTLLGMALADAREDRVIAVDANPDRGTLAERIERTSGKTVRDLVRSRNEVTGFNDLSAIVARDETRLDILASDADPHLSEAFSDRDYHDVAAIAAHYYSIVLTDSGTGIVHSVMDATLELADQLLIVAGRSVDEAKLASETLSWLESNGYAELARSAVVVLNTSRPGASLVRPSELEAHFRTRVRAVVSIPYDAHIATGGPITFRDLSASTRLAARELAAVVVEGLRPAGVVR
- a CDS encoding peptide deformylase, producing the protein MPVRPIRLFGDPVLRSVCAPIDEIDEGVRRLVADLVDSVAEPGRAGVAAPQIGVGVRAFSYNVDGVIGYVLNPVLEVSGDPAPTGEGCLSVPGLWHDAIRHPWARVTGMDLSGDEIVIEGEGLLAQALQHECDHLEGTLYLDRLPKDVRRQAMREVRESDWF